The genomic window ATCGGCGTCCTTGATGTGCTCCGGCCGGATGCCGACGATGAGCAGGTCCTGATCGGTGAGTCGTTCCTTGGCCATCGCCGGCAACGGCGCGGTGCAGAAGGGCAGCACGAGCTCGTCGCCGCGCACCTCCGCCGGCATGAAGTTCATCGGCGGCGTGCCGATGAAGCCGGCGACGAAGAGGTTGAGCGGCTGGTCGTAGAGCTCGCGAGGACTCGCGACCTGCTGCAGCACGCCCTTCTTCAGCACCGAGACCCGATCACCCAGGGTCAGCGCCTCCGTCTGGTCGTGGGTGACGTAGATCGTCGTCGTCCCCAGTCGTCGCTGCATCCGGGCGATCTCAGTGCGCATCTGGCCGCGCAGCTTCGCATCGAGGTTGGACAGCGGCTCGTCGAAGAGGAAGGCGTCCGCGTCGCGCACGATCGCGCGCCCCATCGCCACGCGCTGGCGCTGGCCACCGGAGAGGTTGCTCGGCTTGCGCTGAAGGTGCTCGTCGAGCTCGAGCAGGGCGCTGGCGTTGTTGACCTTCTCCTTGATCTCGCTCTCGGGGTGCTTGCCCTTGGCCAGGCGAAGGGGGAAGGCGATGTTCTCGAAGACGGTCAGGTGTGGGTACAACGCATAGTTCTGGAAGACCATCGACAGGTTGCGGTCCTTCGGCGAGAGGTCGTTGACCCGCTTGCCGTCGATGTGCAGGTCACCGCTGGTGATGTCCTCGAGCCCCACGACCATCCGCAGCAGGGTCGACTTCCCGGAGCCGGACGGTCCGACGAAGATCATGAACTCGCCGTCCTTGATGTCCAGGCTCACGTCGTTGATCGCGGGGAAGCCGTCGCCGTACTTCTTCACGAGGTTGTTCAAGGTGATCTCAGCCATGGGGTTCTCCTGTTTCGAAAAGGCGGGGGTCAGCCCTTGACGGCGCCCGAGGTCAGGCCGGCGACGATGCGGCGCTGGAAGACCAGGACGAGGATGACGACGGGGATGGTCACGACGACCGCGGCCGCCATGATCGCGCCCGTCGGCTGCTCGAACTGACTCGCCCCGGTGAAGAAGGCGAGCGCGGCAGGGACGGTGCGCGCCCGGTCCGAGGTGAGCGAGATCGCGAAGACGAAGTCGTTCCACGCGATGAAGAAGGTGATGATCGCCGTGGTGAAGACCCCCGGGGCGGCCAGCGGGATGATGACCTTGCGGAAGGCCTGCCAACTCGACGCGCCATCGACCTGTGCGGCCTGCTCCATCTCCCACGGGATCTGCTGGAAGAAGGCCGACATCGTCCAGATGGACAGCGGAAGGGTCAGCGCGAGATACGGGATGACCAGGCCCGGGATCGTGTCGAAGAGCCCGGTCTTGCTCCAGATCTCGAACAACGGCGTGACCATGGCGACCACCGGGAAGAAGCTGACCGCGAGCGCGGTCACCAGGATCATCTTCTTGCCCTTGAACTCCAGCCGGGAGATCGCATAGGCGCAGAACATCGCGAGGACGACCGAGATGAGGGTCGCGAGCAGGCAGACGATGAGCGAGTTGCGCAACGCCGGCATGAACAGGTCGCTCGCGCCGCCGCTGAAGATCAGCTTGTAGTTCTCCAGCGTCGGGTCCTTGGGCCAGAAGTTGCCCAGGACGCTCGCGTCAGGGTCAGCGAGCATATCGGCGCTCTTCAGCGACAGCGAGAGCATCCACAGCAGCGGGACCGCGGTCCAGAGCATGATCGGGATGGCCAGAACGCTCCAGATGCCGGTTCCCTTGGCCGACTGCTTCATGTCAGCCCCTCCCTTCCGCGAGGTCGACCTTGAAGGCCTTGACGAAGACCGCCGCGATGACCAGCACGCAGAGGAAGAGAATCACCGACAGGGCCGATCCCAACCCGATCTCCGTGCGGTCGATCGTCTGGCGGTAGATGAGCATCGACAGCGAGCTCGTGTCGTTGGCTCCACCGGTCATGATGAAGATGTTGTCGAAGATGCGGAACGCGTCGAGGGTGCGGAAGAGCAGCGCGACCATGACGGCCGCCTTCATGCTCGGCAGGATGACCTTGATCAGGGTCTGCAACCACGATGCTCCGTCGACCTTGGCCGCTTCCTCCATCGAGGTGTCGACCTGCGCCAGGCCCGCCAGGAGGAGCAGCGACATGAAGGGCGTCGTCTTCCAGATCTCCGAGAGGGAGATGACGAAGAGCGATGACCAGAAACCACCGAACCAGTTGTAGCTCGCGTCGATCCCCGGCATCCACTGGATCCATTGGTTGACGAAGCCGGTTCCGGTGCTGAAGGCGTACAGCCAGGTGAAGCCGGAGACCACCGTGATGATCGAGTACGGGATGAGCACCAGCGTGCGCAGGGTGCGCCGCGGCATGACGATGCGGTGCATCGTCAGGGCGATGATGAATCCCAGCACGAGCTCGACCACGACCGTGATCACCGTGACGAGGATGGTCATCCACATCGCCGACCAGAAGACCTGGTCGGTGAGGGAGACGAGGTAGTTGTTCAGGCCGACGAAGTGACGGTTGTCCGGGTCGGTGAGCCGGTAGGCGAAGAAGCTGTTCCAGACGGCCTGGAGGATCGGGTACCCGGTGACCAGCACCATCACGACGAAGGCCGGCATCGCCAGCTTCCAGCCCAGACGCTGCTCGCTGCGGGAGCGGTCGGACAGGCGAGCCTTCGCCCCCTTCGCCCGCTCCTGGGTGGGTGTCGAGGCACTCACAGCAACGCATCTCCCTTCAGCACGGCCTGCAGGAGCGATTCGGCCCGCTGCGGCGTTGTGTCGGGGTCGACCGACCCGGGTGGGCTGTAGACACGCTGGATCCCCGAGGAGACGTCACCGTAGTACTGGGTGAGCGGACGTGGGCCCGAGTCGGCCAGCGAGTTGCGGATCTGGTCGGCCATCGGGAACTGCTCGCGGATCTCCGAGTCGTCGTACACCTCGGTCCGGGCCGCTGGGTTGCCGGTGCCGAGCATGTAGGTCTTCTGACTCTCCGCCGAGGTGAGGCACGCGACCGCGTCCCACGCGGCGTCCTTGTCGTCCGAGGCGGCGTTGACGCCCATCTCGATGCCGCCGAGCGGGGGCTTGGACTCCTCGCCCTGAACCGTCTGCGGGTAGCGGGTCCAGGCCAAGTCGTCGATCCAGTCGACCTCGGCACCCTTCAGCGCGGCGTAGACGTAGGGCCAGTTGAGCATGAAGCCGGCCTGCTCGTTCTGGAACATGTCCAGCGAGGTCGTCTCGTCGGTGGAGCCGAGCGCCGGGCCCCCGACCTTGGCATCCGCCAGCTTCTGGATGACGGCGGCCGCCTCCTTGCCACCCTCCGTGTCGAGCCCGAACTCCAACTCCTCCCCCGGGGCTCCGGGGTTCTGCACGATGTGCTCGCCGGCCCCCTCGACCAAGGCGTTGATCCAGACCATGTAGCCCTCGTAGCGAGAGGCCTGCACGCCGATCTGCGAGTCGGTCTTCTTGGCGGCCTCGATCAGCTGGTCCCAGGTGACCGGCTTGCTCATGTCCAGCCCGGCCTCCTTGGCGACGGACTTGCGGTACCAGAGCAACTGCGTGTTCGCCCAGAAGGGCGCCGCGTACATCGTGTCCTTCCAGTTCGCGTTGGTGACCGCCGGGGGGACCACGCCCTCGGTGAACTCAGACTTCAAGTCCGTCGGCACCTCGGCCAGGAACCCGGCCTCGGCGAACTCCGCGACGAAGACGGGGTCGATCGACATGATGTCGACGCCCTCGTCGCTCGAGGCGAGCCGGCGCAACAGCTGCTGGCGCTGGTCGCTGGCGCTGTTGGGAAGCTGCTGGAAGTCGATCGTGTAGGCACCGTCGGCCTTGTCGGTGCATTCCTTGGCCAGCTGGACCTGCCCACCGCCCTCGGGGTCGGAACCGCCACCGTCGGGGTTGATCCACCAGGTCACCTGCGTGTTGCCGCTGGCGCTGCTGCCCCCGCCGCAGGCCGAGACCCCGAGTGCCACAGCGGTGGCGACGGCGGCCGCGAAGGCGACCCGGCGTCCTCGTCGTGTCTCCACGTCGCTCCCTTCGTCCGCGGACGCGACGAGTCGCTGAACGTCGCCTCCCACAAGACTGTCTACACCGCCGGAGTGGTCCATGACACACCAACAGCCTCACGATTTCGTGTCGGGACGATTCCGTGACGGGCTCCGCACGACGTCAGGGCGAGTTCTGGGTGACGAAGCGCTCACGAACGCCCCGGCGACGGTCATCGGGTCGGGACTACTGTGCAAGGACAACGTCGAAAGGAATCTGATGCCCGCAACCGCCTCCGCACCTGAGGACTTCGCCGACCTGCTGTCGGCCAACCAGACCTTCTCCGAGCACTTCGAGCTCAGCGGCTTCGATGGCATCGCGCACGCCGGTGTCGCCATCGTCACGTGCATGGACAGCCGGATCGACCCGCTGGGCATGCTCGGCCTCAAGCCCGGGGACGCCAAGATCTTCCGCAATCCCGGTGGACGCGTCACCTCCGCCGCGCTCGAGGCCCTCGTCCTGGGCGTCCACCTGCTGAAGGTCGAGCGGATCCTCATCATCCCGCACACCCGGTGCGCCATGGGCAGCGCCACCGAGGACGAGTTCCGGGCCAAGGTCGGCGCCTCCGCCGGCCAGGACGCCTCGTGGCAGGGATTCCACGTCGTGCACGACCAGGTCGACGCGCTGCGTCAGGATGTCGCCGGGGTCCGGACCCACCCGCTCATCGGCGAGCGCGCGAAGGTCGGGGGCTTCGTCTACGACGTCGACACCGGCCTGCTCAACCAGAAGTTCTGAGCCACCGACCCTCGTGATGGGGGTCACACGACCCCTGCCACCATGGGTCCATGACCACAGTCACGACCCCCACCCCGACATCCGACGGCATCGCCGAGCCGTGGGCGAGCGAGCAGACGATCACCTGCCGCGACGAGCGCACCGGCCTGCGGGCGATCATCGCCATCGACGACACGACGCTGGGCCCCGGCTTCGGTGGAGTGCGCTACCGCGCCTACCCCTCCACCACCGCCGCTGCGCGGGAGGCACAGCGCCTCGCGGCCGCGATGACTCTCAAGCACGCTCTGGCCGAGCTGCCCTACGGCGGCGGGAAGTCGGTCGTCATGCTCGACGGCGAGGCTCCCGCCCCCGGGTCGCCGCAGCGCCGCGCCCTCTTCGCCCGCTTCGGCGAGATGATCGCCCGTACAGCGGGGACGTACATCCCGGGCGTCGACATGGGCACCCTCCTGGAGGACATGCAGGCCATCCGCGACGAGGGTGGTGCCCGCGCCTTCTGCGACGAGGTCAGCCCCTCCCCCTTCACCGCCCGGGGCGTCCACGCCGCCATGCGGGCTGCAGCCGTCCACCACCACGGCGAAGGGGGTCTGGCCGGGGCGCAGGTCGTCGTCCAGGGCGTCGGCAGCGTCGGCGCCGAGGTCGCGCGCCTGGCCCACGCGGACGGGGCCCGGGTGACCGTCGCCGACGTCGACACCGCCCGCGCAGAGGCGCTGGCCGACGAGCTGGGCGGCGCCGCGATCGACCCGGAGCAGGCCCCGTTCCACCCCGCCGACGTCTTCTCACCGTGTGCCGTCGCCCGCGTGGTCACCCGCGACAACGTCGCCCGCATCCCCGCCAGGATCATCGCCGGAGCAGCCAACGACACCCTCGACGAGCCGGGATGTGCGCAGGCCCTGCGCGAGGCCGGCGTCACCTTCGTCCCCGACTTCGTCGCCAACGCCGGCGGGGTCGTCCAGGTCCACGGCGGCGTCTCCGGCTGGAGCGAGGGAGAGACCCTGGCTGCGGTCGACCGGATCGGCGAGCGCGTCGGCGAGCTCCTCGCCACGGCGCAGACGCAGGAGATCACGCCGCTGGCCGCGGCCCTCCAACGGGCATCCGCTGCCCTGGGTCGGCAGGTCGTCGCATGAGCGCCGCAGACGCGGTCCGTCGCTACTACGAGCGCGTCGACGCCGGAGACGTCGATGGGGTGCTCGACTGCTTCACCGACGACGCGGTCTACCACCGGCCCGGCTACGCCCCGATGGTCGGGCGTGACTCACTCGCCGCCTTCTACGGGGGCGAGCGCGTCATCGCCGATGGTCAGCACATCCTGGATGCCCTGCTCGTCGACGGCGACCAGGTCGCGGTCCGGGGCCGCTTCGAGGGCACGCTCAAGGACGGCAGTGCGGCGCGCGTCGGCTTCTGCGACTTCTTCGTCCTCGACGAGCACGACCGAGCACTCACCCGGCACTCCTACTTCGACGTCCCGGCAGTCTGATCCGGCGGGCCACCGCCGGCGGACGCGGCCCCGCCGGTCCCGTCACAGGGCCAGGCGCTCCCGGACGACGAGGGACAGACGATCGGCCGTGGTCCGGGCGCGCTCCTCGGTCGCTGCCTCGACCATGACCCGCACGACCGGCTCGGTGCCGGACTTGCGCAGCAGGACCCGCCCTTCCTCACCGAGGGAGGAGGTCTCGTCGGCGACGGCCGACCGCACACCCGCGTCACCGTCGACGCGGTCCTTGTCGACGTCCTTGACGTTGATCAGGACCTGTGGCATCCGGGTCATCGCGGCCGCGAGTTGCCTCAGCGACTGACCGGTCTCGGCGACCCTCGCCGCGAGCATCAGACCGGTCAGGACACCGTCGCCCGTGGTCGCGTGCTCGAGCATGATGACGTGGCCGGACTGCTCCCCACCGAGGGAGTAGCCGCCCCGACGCATCTCCTCGAGGACGTAGCGGTCGCCCACCCCGGCCTGCTTGACGTCGATGCCGGCGGCCTCCATGGCGCGGATGAGTCCGAGATTGCTCATGACGGTCGCAACGAGGGTGTCCCCGGCGAGCTCGCCCTGCTCCTTCAGCGCGAGCGCGAGGATCGCCATGATCTGGTCCCCGTCGATCGGCTCGCCGCTCGCATCGACGGCGAGGCACCGGTCCGCGTCGCCGTCGTGGGCGATGCCCAGGTGGGCTCCGTGCTCCACGACGGCGGCCTGCAACTCCTCGAGGTGGGTCGAGCCGCAGCCGTCGTTGATGTTCAACCCGTCGGGACGGGAACCGATGGCGTGCACCTGCGCACCAGCCAGGCGGAAGACCTCCGGCGAGACCTCGCTGGCGGCGCCGTGAGCGGCGTCGATGACGACCGTGAGGCCCTTCAGGTCCGGCTCGACGGCGTCGAGAAGGTGGCGCACGTACCGGGCCCCGGCGTCCTCCATGAAGGTCACCCGACCCACGTCGATGCCGGTCGGGTGGTCCGGCTCCTCGTCCATGGCCCTCTGGATGTCGTCCTCGACAGCGTCGGGGAGCTTGTGTCCGCCGACTGCGAAGAACTTGATGCCGTTGTCCGGCATGGCGTTGTGGGAAGCGGAGAGCATGACCCCGAAGTCGGCGTGGATCTCGGCGGTGAGGAAGGCCAGCGCGGGAGTCGGCACGACGCCGGCATCGAAGACGTCGATGCCGCTGCTGGCCAGACCGGCCACGACCGCCGCGGAGAGGAACTCCCCCGAGGCCCGCGGGTCCCGTCCGACGACGGCGACGGGGCGCCTGCCTTCCGTACCCTCGGGGTCCCGCAGGACACGCGCGGCCGCCTGGGCGAGTCGGAGGGCGAAGTCCGCGGTGATGATCTCGCCGTTGGCGAGTCCGCGCACACCGTCGGTGCCGAAGAGTCGGGGCATGGTCGGGCTACCTTCCGTGGGAAAAAGATCCTGGATCAGGGTCTGCGGGCAGGCTCGTCACGATACCCGGCCGGCGGGCCGGACCGCGGTAGGTCGAACCGGACCAGGCCCAGGAACGGCCGTCACCCCAGGGCCGGGTCGTGGCGTGCGGGCCGGGCAGTGGCGTGAGGGCCGGGTTGTGGCGTGGTCATGCTCAGGTTTCCCGGCCATACCCGCACTTCCCGGTCGTGTCGGGGTGTGCGTGTCCTCACGTGACCACCGTCGGCAGACGAGCACGACGAAGGGCGGCCCCCACCAGGTGGGAACCGCCCTTCGCGTGCAGAGCTGCAGATCAGCGCTTGCTGTACTGCGGCGCCTTGCGGGCCTTCTTCAGACCGGCCTTCTTGCGCTCCGGGACGCGCGCGTCCCGGGTGAGGTAGCCGGCCTTCTTCAGGGTCGCGCGGTTCAGCTCGGGGTCGACCCCGTTGAGCGAGCGGGCGACGCCGAGACGGACGGCACCGGCCTGGCCGGAGGGGCCACCGCCGTGGACGCGCACGAGCACGTCGTAGGCGCCGTCGAGCTCGAGCGCGGTCAGCGGCTCGTTGACGATCTGCTGGTGGACCTTGTTCGGGAAGTACTCCTCGAGCGAACGCCCGTTGACCTTCCACTCGCCGGTGCCCGGAACGATCCGAACGCGGGCGATGGCCTGCTTGCGGCGGCCGGTCCCGGCGCCGGGTGCGGACGCGGTCGGGCGGGCCACGGGCTCGCCGGCGGCGACCGGACCGTCGGACTCGGAGGTGTAGGAGCTCAGCTCGGGCTCGTCGCCCTCGAGGACCTCGGTTGGGTTGTCGGTGGTGTCAGCCACGATAAATGCCTCTGATTCCTTCTCGGCAGCGCTTACTGCGCGACCTGCGAGATCGTGTAGGGGGTCGGCTGCTGGGCGGCGTGCGGGTGCTCGGCACCGGCGTACACCTTGAGCTTGCCCAGCTGCTCACGGCCGAGGCTGTTGCGCGGGAGCATGCCGCGGACGGCCTTCTCGACCGCGCGGGTCGGGTGCTTCTCGAGCAGCTCGGTGTAGTTCATCGAGGACAGACCGCCCGGGTGGCCCGAGTGGCGGTAGGCGCGCTTCTGCTCGGCCTTCGCGCCGGTCAGCGCGATCTTGTCCGCGTTGATGATGATGACGAAGTCGCCCATGTCCATGTGCGGGGCAAAGGTCGGCTTGTGCTTGCCGCGCAGCAGCGTGGCGGTCTGGCTCGCGAGGCGGCCGAGCACGACGTCGGTGGCGTCGATGATGTGCCACTGACGGGTGATCTCACCACCCTTGGGGGTGTACGTGCGCATGAGTGATGCCTTCTGCTCTCGTTGGTGCTCCGGCCCCCGTCGTCGGACGAAGGGGGTGACACCGCCGGCCACGTGGTGGCGGGGCGTCGCTGCACACCATTCTACGGACCGGTGAAGTCTCCGAAGAAATCGGGCAAGGAGCGACGAAACCCTTGATTTCATGGGCTTGTCGACGCGGTCAGCACTGGCCCGACGACGCCACCCACGGCGTTTGCACAATACTTGTGCAATCATCGGGGCCATGGCTGATCGCGATGGACCGGGCACCCGGGTCACCTCGACGCCGGCCGCGTGGCGGCTGCTGGCCCACCCCCTTCGCTCCCGGATCCTCGCCCACCTGCGCCTGCACGGTGGGGCGACCGCCGCCGACCTCGCCCGCTCCCTGGGCAGCAACACCGGCGCGACGAGCTACCACTCCCGGGTGCTGGCGGACGCAGGCCTGCTCGTCGACACCGGTCTGGGCGACGGCCGCTCGCGCGTGTGGGCCGCGGCGGCGGACGAGGAGGACGTCGACACCTCGGTCGCGGTGAGCTCGATCTCCGATGCCGACGAGCTCGCCGATGCCCTGTGGCTCGCCCACGACCACGTCGACCACCACGCCCACCGGCTCCACGGATGGATCGACGCGCAGGTCTCGTGGCCGATGGTCTGGCAGGAGGAGTGCGGCCTGGACGAGCGCGAGGTGCTCGTCGACGAGACCCAGCTGGCGGCCCTGCGCGCGGAGCTCGGCGCGGTGCTGGACCGCTACCGGCGGCGCGGCGCCGGCACACCCGGCGCGCGGCGGGTCACGGCGGTGGTCGGCCTGACCCCGCTCCCCCGCCGGGCCCGACCGCCCGGGAACTAGGCTGACCACCGTGAGTCCCCGACGCGAACGCCGTGAGCTCCCCCTGGCCCTGGGCATCGTCGTCCGGCTCCTCATCGCCTTCGCGGTCCTTGCCGTCGTCACCCACACCCTGGCGCGCCCCTTCGTCATCCCGTCCGGGTCGATGGAACCGACGGTCATGACCGGCGACCGGGTGGTGGCCCAGATCGTCGGGGTCGACGGCGACGACCTGGAGCGCGGTGAGGTCATCGCCTTCGCCCACGGGCAGACGTGGCAGGCAGAGCGCATCCACGAGCCGGACGCGCTCAAGGATGCCGTGCGCACCGTCGGCGACGTCCTCGGCATCGGGCCGAGCCACCACGCGCACACCGTCAAGCGGATCATCGGCCTGCCCGGCGAGAGAGTCTCCTGCTGCGACGAGCAGGGCCGGCTGCTCGTGGACGGCCAGCCCCTGGACGAACCGTACGTCGAGCACGAGATCCCCTTCGTGCAGGGCGAGCGGGACTGCACCGACGACGGGCCGCTCTCGGCCCGCTGCCTGCCCGAGATCACCGTCCCCGAGGGCTCCTACCTCGTCATGGGCGACAACCGGTCCAACAGCGCGGACTCCGTCGCCGCGTGCCGCGGGCGCACCGGTGAGCAGGAGTGCACCGCCCGCTTCGTGCGCGGGGACCAGGTGGTCGGCACGCTGTGGACGCGGTGGTGGCCGTTGCCTCCGGGCGACGCGCTGCGCGACTGAGCGCTCACTCCTCCCGGCGCGCCCTCGTCCGGCTCGCGCGCTCGGCGAGTTGCTCCGCCGCCGGGTAGGTCACCTCGACGAGCGTGAGCCCGTGGGCGGGCATGACCTTCACCCGTGGGTCGCGCACGCCGTCGGTGAGCACCTGCTCGGGCCACTGCGGCCCCCGGTCCCCTGCGCCGACCGGCACGAGAGCGCCGATGAGCGCCCGCACCATCGAGTGACAGAAGGCGTCGGCGAGGATGCTCGCCTCCAGCAGACCGTCCTCGCGACGCTGCCAGTCGTAGCGGACCAGCGTGCGGGTGGTCGTCGCGCCCTCGCGCTTCTTGCAGAACGCCGCGAAGTTGCGCAGACCGAGCAGGCGGGCCGTGGCGGCATTCATCGCGTCGACGTCCAGCGGCGTGCGCAGGGCGACCACCTCACGTCGGCGAAGGGGGTCCAGCCGCGCCGGGTCGTCGGCCAGGACGTATCGGTAGCGCCGGCTCGTCGCGGAGAAACGCGCGTCGAAGCCCTCGGGCGCCTCGGCGATGGAGCGCACGACGACGTCGTCGGGCAGGACGCCGCGCAGCCGGGTGAGCAGGGTGGCCAGCATCGGCCGGTCGGAGTTGCCACGCACCCGCGCCAGATCGCCCGGGTCCACGTCGAGGTGGACAACCTGCCCCAGGGCGTGCACCCCCGCGTCCGTGCGGCCGGCGACGGTGACCTTGATCGGTTCGGGCAGGCGCAGGATCCGCGTGATGGCACCGGTCAGCTCACCCTCGACCGTGCGCAGTCCCGGCTGCGCCGCCCAGCCGTGGAAGTCGCTGCCGTCGTAGGCGAGATCGAGTCGCAGCCGCATGGGGATCAGCGTAGGCGAGGCCGGGTTGCCCCAGGACGGCCGGGAAGACCGACGCCGGCCAGGACGTGGTGCGGTCATTCGACGGCAAGCCGGTCACCACGCGGCTTTCCGGTCATGACGAAGGGCGGTGCTCACCTCGTCGGTGAGCACCGCCCTTCGTCGTGCGCGGGTGAGGTCCCGTCAGGCCTTGTCCTCGGACTCCGCCTCGGTGGGCTCCTCCGCCGGGTCCTCGGCGGGAGCCGGCGCGCTCTCCTCGGCCGGAGCCTCGGCAGCGGCCTCATCCTTGGCGGAGCGCTTGGTGGCGCCCTCCGCCTCGGCGACGACGGCACGCTTCGGCTTGGCGTTGACCGGCTCGCGGACGAGCTCGATGACGCACATCGGAGCGTTGTCGCCCTTGCGCGGGGCGATCTTGGTGATGCGGGTGTATCCGCCGGGCCGGTCGGCCACGTCGGGCGCGATCTCGACGAAGAGGCGGTGGACGACGCCCTTGTCCTTGACGACGGTCATCACCTTGCGGCGCGCGGCGAGGTCGCCACGCTTGGCGAAGGTGACCAAGCGCTCGGCGAGCGGACGCAGCCGCTTGGCCTTCGCCTGGGTCGTCGTGATCTGGTCGAACTCGAAGAGCGACGTGGCCAGGTTCGCCAGGATGAGGCGCTCGTGGGCCGGGCCGCCCCCGATACGGGGACCCTTGGTCGGGGTGGGCATGGTGTTCTCCTTGGAGGTCTGACCTCACCGCGTACGGCGGTCAGGTCACGAATAACGGTGGGTCAGAGCTGCTCGTCCTCGGCGAACGAGGCGTCCTCGTCACCGGACTCGTCGTACTCGTCGTTGTAGCCGGGGACGGCGGTCGGGTCGAACCCGGGAGGGCTGTCCTTGAGGGTCAGCGCCATCTCGTGCAGCTTCGCCTTGACCTCGTCGATCGACTTCGCACCGAAGTTGCGGATGTCGAGCAGGTCCGCCTCGCTGCGCCCGACGAGCTCACCCACCGTGTGGATGCCCTCGCGCTTGAGGCAGTTGTAGGAGCGGACGGTCAGGTCCAGGTCCTCGATCGGCAGCGCCATGTCTGCGGCGATCGCGGCGTCGGTCGGCGACGGACCCATGTCGATGCCCTCGGCCTCGACGTTGAGCTCACGGGCCAGGCCGAAGAGCTCGACGAGGGTCTTGCCGGCGGAGGCCAGCGCATCCCGGGGTGCCATCGAGTGCTTCGTCTCGACGTCCACGACCAGCTTGTCGAAGTCGGTGCGCTGCTCGACACGGGTCGCCTCGACCTTGTAGGTCACGGCGAGCACCGGCGAGTAGATGGAGTCGACCGGGATGCGACCGATCTCCTGGTCACCGGACTTGTTCTGCTGGGCGGAGACGTACCCGCGACCGCGCTCGACGGTCAGCTCCATCTCGAAGGAGCCCTTGTCGTTGAGCGTGGCGATGTGCAGGTCCGGGTTGTGGACCTCGACACCGGCCGGCGGGTTGATGTCGGCAGCGGTGACCGCGCCGGCGCCCGACTTGCGCAGGTACATCACGACCGGCTCGTCGTTCTCGCTGGAGACGACGAGGGACTTGATGTTGAGGATGACCTCCGTGACGTCCTCCTTGACCCCGGGGATCGTGGAGAACTCGTGGAGCACGCCGTCGATCCGGATCGAGGTCAGCGAGGCACCCGGGATGCTCGAGAGCAGGGTGCGACGCAGGGAGTTGCCGATGGTGTAGCCGAAGCCGGGCTCGAGGGGCTCGATGACGAACCGCGAACGGTTGTCGGCGAGGACCTCTTCGCTGAGGTTCGGGCGCTGTGCGATGAGCACGGTGTTCTTCCTTCCCACGGGCGACCGCTATATGACGCCTCGTGAAAGCGCCGGTCATGATCCGGCAGCACGTCGCGCATCTGTCCACGCGACGTGCTCTCCCCGCCATCCCGCGTGGCCACGATGAAGACGTGGCCACGCGGGCATTCAGGGGGGCGTCCGGGGGGACGCAGTCCCCCTGGACGATTTAGTTCTTGGAGTAGAGCTCGACGATCAGCTGCTCGGTGAGCGGGATGTCGATCTGCTCGCGGGTCGGCTTCTGGTGCACGAGCACCTTGAGGCTGCCCGGGACGACGTGCAGCCACGCCGGGACGGGGCGCTCACCGAAGGTCTCGCGTGCGAGCTGGATCGGGAAGGCCTCGACCGACTGCGCGCGGACCGTGATGATGTCGTACTGCTCGACACGCTGGCTGGGCACGTTGGTGCGCTTGCCGTTGACCTCGAAGTGGCCGTGCGTGACCAGCTGACGGGCCTGACGACGCGTGCGGGCGAGTCCGGCGCGGTAGATGACATTGTCCAGACGGGTCTCGAGGATCTGCAGCAGGTTGTGACCGGTCTGTCCGGGGCGGTTGGCCGCCTCCTTGTAGTACCGGAGGAACTGCTTCTCCATGACGCCGTAGGTGAAGCGTGCCTTCTGCTTCTCCTGC from Janibacter cremeus includes these protein-coding regions:
- a CDS encoding nuclear transport factor 2 family protein yields the protein MSAADAVRRYYERVDAGDVDGVLDCFTDDAVYHRPGYAPMVGRDSLAAFYGGERVIADGQHILDALLVDGDQVAVRGRFEGTLKDGSAARVGFCDFFVLDEHDRALTRHSYFDVPAV
- the glmM gene encoding phosphoglucosamine mutase produces the protein MPRLFGTDGVRGLANGEIITADFALRLAQAAARVLRDPEGTEGRRPVAVVGRDPRASGEFLSAAVVAGLASSGIDVFDAGVVPTPALAFLTAEIHADFGVMLSASHNAMPDNGIKFFAVGGHKLPDAVEDDIQRAMDEEPDHPTGIDVGRVTFMEDAGARYVRHLLDAVEPDLKGLTVVIDAAHGAASEVSPEVFRLAGAQVHAIGSRPDGLNINDGCGSTHLEELQAAVVEHGAHLGIAHDGDADRCLAVDASGEPIDGDQIMAILALALKEQGELAGDTLVATVMSNLGLIRAMEAAGIDVKQAGVGDRYVLEEMRRGGYSLGGEQSGHVIMLEHATTGDGVLTGLMLAARVAETGQSLRQLAAAMTRMPQVLINVKDVDKDRVDGDAGVRSAVADETSSLGEEGRVLLRKSGTEPVVRVMVEAATEERARTTADRLSLVVRERLAL
- the rpsI gene encoding 30S ribosomal protein S9, giving the protein MADTTDNPTEVLEGDEPELSSYTSESDGPVAAGEPVARPTASAPGAGTGRRKQAIARVRIVPGTGEWKVNGRSLEEYFPNKVHQQIVNEPLTALELDGAYDVLVRVHGGGPSGQAGAVRLGVARSLNGVDPELNRATLKKAGYLTRDARVPERKKAGLKKARKAPQYSKR
- the rplM gene encoding 50S ribosomal protein L13 — its product is MRTYTPKGGEITRQWHIIDATDVVLGRLASQTATLLRGKHKPTFAPHMDMGDFVIIINADKIALTGAKAEQKRAYRHSGHPGGLSSMNYTELLEKHPTRAVEKAVRGMLPRNSLGREQLGKLKVYAGAEHPHAAQQPTPYTISQVAQ
- a CDS encoding ArsR/SmtB family transcription factor — encoded protein: MADRDGPGTRVTSTPAAWRLLAHPLRSRILAHLRLHGGATAADLARSLGSNTGATSYHSRVLADAGLLVDTGLGDGRSRVWAAAADEEDVDTSVAVSSISDADELADALWLAHDHVDHHAHRLHGWIDAQVSWPMVWQEECGLDEREVLVDETQLAALRAELGAVLDRYRRRGAGTPGARRVTAVVGLTPLPRRARPPGN
- the lepB gene encoding signal peptidase I encodes the protein MSPRRERRELPLALGIVVRLLIAFAVLAVVTHTLARPFVIPSGSMEPTVMTGDRVVAQIVGVDGDDLERGEVIAFAHGQTWQAERIHEPDALKDAVRTVGDVLGIGPSHHAHTVKRIIGLPGERVSCCDEQGRLLVDGQPLDEPYVEHEIPFVQGERDCTDDGPLSARCLPEITVPEGSYLVMGDNRSNSADSVAACRGRTGEQECTARFVRGDQVVGTLWTRWWPLPPGDALRD
- the truA gene encoding tRNA pseudouridine(38-40) synthase TruA; this encodes MRLRLDLAYDGSDFHGWAAQPGLRTVEGELTGAITRILRLPEPIKVTVAGRTDAGVHALGQVVHLDVDPGDLARVRGNSDRPMLATLLTRLRGVLPDDVVVRSIAEAPEGFDARFSATSRRYRYVLADDPARLDPLRRREVVALRTPLDVDAMNAATARLLGLRNFAAFCKKREGATTTRTLVRYDWQRREDGLLEASILADAFCHSMVRALIGALVPVGAGDRGPQWPEQVLTDGVRDPRVKVMPAHGLTLVEVTYPAAEQLAERASRTRARREE
- the rplQ gene encoding 50S ribosomal protein L17 produces the protein MPTPTKGPRIGGGPAHERLILANLATSLFEFDQITTTQAKAKRLRPLAERLVTFAKRGDLAARRKVMTVVKDKGVVHRLFVEIAPDVADRPGGYTRITKIAPRKGDNAPMCVIELVREPVNAKPKRAVVAEAEGATKRSAKDEAAAEAPAEESAPAPAEDPAEEPTEAESEDKA